The Spirosoma oryzicola region CACCAGTTCAACCGGATATTTCTTGTCCTTGGTTGTCGCCAGTTCGGTGCCAATCACATACGCGTTGCCTTTTTGCATTTTCACCTGCTCTTCGGGTAACGCCTGCGCGCCCGCGCCACCTGCCATTGGATTGATCGTCCAGCCTTTGTCGCCATCAACGACGGTCGTGATCTGCTGACCCATCGCGGTAATATCGGTACGGGCGGACTGACCGATAACAACGGTAGTTTTGCCTTTCATTTCCATGCCCATCAGGCTCATGTTCTGATCGTACTGGGCCGTTTTGATGGCAGCAACTTTATCTGTTCCCCCCAAGGCGGCAATATTCTTGTCAATTACTTCACCGGCGGTTTGGGCAAAAGTTAAGGCCGGAATCGCCACCAGGGCAATGATGTTAATCAGTTGTTTTCTCATGAAAAATTTAGTCAGAAACGTTGTCAAATATACTTATCTGACGCCAGAATACGGCACGAGTTTCCGCATAGTTCATCAAAAATAGCCATCATATTGCATGATCGGCAACTTTAACGGGTAATCGGCTTGCAGGGCTGATGACGGTTGGCTACCTTCATTCATTCAAACGCTAACCGCAATACAATTCCTCGAATGTTACCTATAACCCGTATCAAACTTTCCGTAATGATGTTTCTCCAGTTTTTTGTTTGGGGAGCCTGGTACGGTCAGATGAGTAAATACCTGTTAACGCAACTCCATGCCACCGGCGATCAGGTGGGCAACGCTTATGCGGCTTTTTCGCTGGCTATGATCATCGCGCCGTTCTTCGTCGGGATGATTGCCGACCGGTATTTTGCGGCTCAGAAAGTTCTTGGCGTGCTCAACCTGCTGGGGGCGGGGGTCTTGTTTTTTATCACGCAAAACACCAATCCTGACAATTTCTTTTACCTGATTCTGGCGTACTGCATTACGTTTGCGCCTACTTTGGCCCTGACAACGTCCATCGCGATGCAGCAGATGACTACGCCCGAAAAGGAATTTCCGGGCATTCGGGTCCTGGGAACAATTGCCTGGATTATTGTAACGAACATCATTGGGTATTACGGTTTCGGCGACAAGGTCACCATCTTTCAGCTGTCCATGTATTCGGCGATTGTGCTCGGTGTCTTTGCTTTTTTCCTGCCGGATACTCCGCCAAAGGCTACAGCCTCCACGTCGTTCTCGCAGATACTCGGTCTGGATGCTTTCAAACTGTTCAAGGATCGTTCGTTTGCCATCTTCTTCCTGTCGTCGGTGCTGATCTGTATTCCTTTGTCGTTTTACTACGCGATGGCCAATCCGTCGCTGACGGACGGGGGAATGCAGAACGTAGAAAACAAAATGTCGCTCGGTCAGGCATCCGAGGTTATTTTCATGTTACTGATTCCATTGGCTTACACCCGCTTAGGTGTCAAGAAAATGCTGATTGTTGGTCTGGTTGCCTGGATTGTGCGATTTATCGGCTTCGGCTACGGTGATGGCGGCTCCAGCGAATGGATGCTGTACATTGCTATTTTGCTGCACGGTGTATGCTACGACTTCTTCTTTGTTACGGGGCAGATTTATACCGACAACAAGGCCGGTGAAAAAATCAAATCATCGGCGCAAGGGCTGATTTCGCTGGCCACCTACGGTATCGGCATGGGGATTGGCTCTAAAATTTCGGGTATCGTACTGGACATGTACACCCGCCCCGACGGTAGTAAAGACTGGCTCGGTGTCTGGCTGGTTCCGGCTGGTATTGCCGCTGCTGTCCTAGTCGTATTTGTGCTGCTCTTCAACGACAAAAAACGGATTCAGGCGACGAAGGATGAGCTTGTACCGGGAAATTTATGAGAATAGTAAACACTGGGCTAACGGAAGAATCCTAGAAAGACAAGTTTTTCTCTGTGTTTCGGGAAATTCTACAGTTAGCTTTGTGTTTAATGACTATGCAACTCATTTCGTACAACATAAACGGTATTCGGGCGGCCATTCGCAACGGATTGACCGAGTGGCTTTCTCAGAATCAGTTTGATATACTTTGTTTTCAGGAAGTAAAAGCCACTGCTGATGTTGTAGACTTATCGGTATTCGAGCAGCTAGGCTATCAGTACCACTCACTGGCACGCTGCCGAGAAGAAAGGCTATTCGGGCGTGGCTACCTTTTCAAAAATTGCACCGACCAACGTCATTATGGGGTGCGGTCTGGATGTGTACGACTGCGAAGGCCGTATCCTCCGTACCGACTTTGGCGACTGGACACTGCTGAACTGTTATTTTCCGTCTGGCACAACGGGTGAGGTACGGCAAGGCGTTAAAATGGAATTCCTTCGTGATTTTAACGAGTATGTGCAGGAACTGCGAAAAACTCGGCCCAAACTAATTGTCGTCGGCGACTACAACATTGCGCACACGGCCATTGACATTCACGATCCGGTGCGGAACAAAAACACAACGGGTTTTCTGCCCGAAGAGCGGGCCTGGATGGATCGCTGGTTTGCGGCTGGCATGACCGACGCGTTTCGGTACAAACACCCCGACGACGTGGCGTATAGCTGGTGGAGTTACCGGGCGGGTGCCCGAAGTGGCAACAAAGGCTGGCGCATCGACTATGCTTCCGTTACAGATAACCTACGCGATCAACTTGTTGATTGTCGGATGCTCCCGGATGCGGTTCACGCCGATCACTGCCCGGTATGGCTATCGCTGGACGTTTTGTCGAATTAGAATCGTGTTGCTGCTTTTTGCGCCAGAAATAGCGTTTATTTATGAATTCCGGTTCCGAGTACTTTCTTATCTACAAACCATACCTGATGCTTTCGCAGTTTAGCCGGGAAGGTGACAAACCTACCCTGGCTGATCTGGACTACGATTTTCCGAACGACGTGTATCCGGTTGGGCGACTCGATGCCGACAGTGAAGGCTTGCTGCTCCTGACGAATGACAAACAACTGAATCACCGTCTGTTAAATCCTAAATTTCGGCACAACCGAACCTATTACGTACAGGTCGAGGGTACTTTGACCGACGATGCCTGCCGCCAATTAGCAGATGGCGTTACGATTTCGGTCGATGGTAAACCTTACCATACGCTCCCCGCTACAGCGCGTCCGCTCGCAGATCCGCACTTGCCGGACCGAAATCCGCCCATTCGGTACCGGGCGGCTATTCCTACGTCCTGGCTGTCTATCGCGTTGCACGAAGGGAAAAACCGGCAAGTGCGCCGAATGACAGCTGCTGTGGGCTTTCCAACGCTTCGACTGGTTCGCTGGGCCATCGAAGACCTGACCGCCGAAGCGATGTTGCCCGGTCAGGTTAAGCCGTTGAGTCGGGTAGACCTGTTCCGGGGATTACGCTTGTAAAAGACAAAATTCGGTTATCCTGCAACGCATGTAAGGCGCGTTGAGCCGGGTAGACGCATTCATTTCGTTGCATTTTTTAGTACCTTACCGGCAGGTTCTACTTCCTGCTCTATGCCTCTTTTTTCTCGACAACTCCCTGACGCTGACTTGATGACCGGTATTCGGGCGGGCGGAACGCAGCGTCGGCTGTACGAAAATAAGTTGTACGAAAAATACGCTTACCTGATTGCCGATGGTACCCGCAAGCATCGTTTAGGCGAAGACGAATGTGCCAGTGCCTATTCCGACGCTGTGCTGACAGTTATCGAACACGTCGCCAGTGACCGATTTGAAGGACGTTCTGAACTCAAAACGTATCTGTATCAAATATTCACGAACAAATGTGTTGACGCAATCCGAAAAAAGACGACTAATCGGAGTAGTGTCCATGATGCGCTTTCACTTGATGACTCGCTCCTGCAACTGCCCGACGCAGCCCGGTCGGCTATCCAGCACCTCATTGCTCAGAGTGATGTAGATCGGCTTTACCGCCATTTGCAGGACTTGGGTGACAAATGCCGGGCCATGATCCTGTCGTGGGGCGAAGGATATTCGGACGATGAAATCGCTCAGGCACTCGGTTACAACTCAGCCGCTGTTGCTAAAACCAGTCGATTGCGTTGCTTAGACAAACTCCGTGAACGTTTTCGCGATATTTTATGAATACAGACCTTGAGACAATAGAGAATTACGTAAACGGTCAGCTTTCGGCTGAAGACCGGGCGCAATTCGAAGCAAC contains the following coding sequences:
- a CDS encoding nucleoside permease, which produces MLPITRIKLSVMMFLQFFVWGAWYGQMSKYLLTQLHATGDQVGNAYAAFSLAMIIAPFFVGMIADRYFAAQKVLGVLNLLGAGVLFFITQNTNPDNFFYLILAYCITFAPTLALTTSIAMQQMTTPEKEFPGIRVLGTIAWIIVTNIIGYYGFGDKVTIFQLSMYSAIVLGVFAFFLPDTPPKATASTSFSQILGLDAFKLFKDRSFAIFFLSSVLICIPLSFYYAMANPSLTDGGMQNVENKMSLGQASEVIFMLLIPLAYTRLGVKKMLIVGLVAWIVRFIGFGYGDGGSSEWMLYIAILLHGVCYDFFFVTGQIYTDNKAGEKIKSSAQGLISLATYGIGMGIGSKISGIVLDMYTRPDGSKDWLGVWLVPAGIAAAVLVVFVLLFNDKKRIQATKDELVPGNL
- a CDS encoding DUF4292 domain-containing protein encodes the protein MRKQLINIIALVAIPALTFAQTAGEVIDKNIAALGGTDKVAAIKTAQYDQNMSLMGMEMKGKTTVVIGQSARTDITAMGQQITTVVDGDKGWTINPMAGGAGAQALPEEQVKMQKGNAYVIGTELATTKDKKYPVELVGKEKLNDKDVFNLKVTRPEGVVNYYVDANTFQLAGAKTTINVQGQSGEVKTQYSNYKTIDGLTLPSTVELNSPAMPGSITLTLSNVVFNPKVDSSIFAMPK
- a CDS encoding RNA polymerase sigma factor; amino-acid sequence: MPLFSRQLPDADLMTGIRAGGTQRRLYENKLYEKYAYLIADGTRKHRLGEDECASAYSDAVLTVIEHVASDRFEGRSELKTYLYQIFTNKCVDAIRKKTTNRSSVHDALSLDDSLLQLPDAARSAIQHLIAQSDVDRLYRHLQDLGDKCRAMILSWGEGYSDDEIAQALGYNSAAVAKTSRLRCLDKLRERFRDIL
- a CDS encoding pseudouridine synthase produces the protein MNSGSEYFLIYKPYLMLSQFSREGDKPTLADLDYDFPNDVYPVGRLDADSEGLLLLTNDKQLNHRLLNPKFRHNRTYYVQVEGTLTDDACRQLADGVTISVDGKPYHTLPATARPLADPHLPDRNPPIRYRAAIPTSWLSIALHEGKNRQVRRMTAAVGFPTLRLVRWAIEDLTAEAMLPGQVKPLSRVDLFRGLRL